TAGCTGCTCTAGTTCTTGCTCAAAGCGATTGAAAATCACGGCAATTTGCTGCGTGAAATATTCGTGAATATAATTAGGAAAGAATAAATAAGCGCTGAGCGCTGCAACGACGACGCCTAATATGATCTCTGATGAACGCCAAATGGCAATATAAAAGGCGTTACCAGGATTAGTTGCTAATTGAGACAGGATAATAAAAGCGGTGAGGCCAAACAACAAGAACGCATAGGCATAGCGACTAAGGTTAAAATAATAAACTGAAAAAATACCAGTAAAAACAGGTTAACAAATATAATAAAAAGCTGTTTGCAATAAACGCAGCAAAGTAAAATCCAAATAAAGCCCCGGCTATTGTTCCTGCAACGCGCATTAGCGCTTTATCAATAATGCTGCCCACATACAAATTGGAAACGATGACAACGGTCATTCCTGCCCAATAAGGCGTATCCAGATGTAGTTTGAAAGCAATTAATACGGCTGCCAGTGCGCCTAATGAGGTGCGTAGAGCTGCCCTGTTTTCGACCGTTTTTGGCAGGATGAATTTAAAGTATTTCATGATTATCGATAGGTGGTGGTGGCAGCATTGGCTCCAATGCGCAAAGGATATTGTTCATCGAGGTCATCGAAGAAAATTCTTACGGGGAAACGCTGTGCTATTTTAATCCAGTCTTCCGTCGCTTCCATATAAGTCAGGGTAGACGGTGCGACTTCTCCAGCTTGGACGCGGTTAATTCCCCATCCAATACTTTCTACATGGCCATGGAATGTTTTTCCAGGATACATATCCAGCGTAATTTTAGCCTTATCACCAGGTTTAATAAGACGAATGGCTGTTTCGCGATAGCGACTGACGACCCACCAATATTTGGTTTCTACCAGGGCAAATAATCCTTGCCCTTTCTTGATGTATTGACCATGACGCAAATTGAAGTTTGTAATGTAACCGTCTTCCGGGGCATACAAGATGGTGTGATGGTATAGATATTGGGCTTTGGCGTAGGTTGCTTTGGCTGCTAATACTTCGTTGATGTCCAAATTTTCCTGAGCAATTTTTAATTCTTGGGCTGCAGCCATGACGATGGCCGTTTGTTCCTGCATTTTGGCTTGGATGTCCAGAAGTTTTATTTCAGCAAGATCTCCTTTACTCTGTAATTTTTGGTAACGTTTGACGTGATCTTCACTTAAGCGCAGCATTACTTGACTTTGCTTGAATCGTTCTTCTGCCACTTTAATGGCAAATTTGTCATTTTCATATTTGGTTTTGGCGATGTTCAAATCGGCTTTGGCTTTTTGCATAGCATACAAGTAAGGGCGAGGATCGATTTCCAGTAATTTTTGACCTTTTTTAACGGTTTGATTGTCTTTGATGTAAATATTGCTGATTGGGCCTGAAACCAATGCGGCCATATTAACGATATGGGCAGACACATAGGCGTCGTCGGTGTGAGTATCGTAATATGCGAAATAACGATAAGCAAGAAATGCCATAGCAATGATCACAAGAGAAATAATTTGAGGCCAATATCTAAAGGCAAGGAGTTTCGAACGGTCCATTTCGACGGCCCTGTAATGCAAGTAACTATTTGGAATGATTGTTAATTTTTTATAACAGACCTGATAAATAAAAACAATGACTTCTCAATCATTAGTAAGCCGCCATAACGACAAATAGACCGAACTGATGTACAATTTATGACTCAATCTATTCTGGAGAT
This genomic interval from Legionella oakridgensis ATCC 33761 = DSM 21215 contains the following:
- a CDS encoding FUSC family protein, producing the protein MKYFKFILPKTVENRAALRTSLGALAAVLIAFKLHLDTPYWAGMTVVIVSNLYVGSIIDKALMRVAGTIAGALFGFYFAAFIANSFLLYLLTCFYWYFFSLLF
- a CDS encoding HlyD family secretion protein: MDRSKLLAFRYWPQIISLVIIAMAFLAYRYFAYYDTHTDDAYVSAHIVNMAALVSGPISNIYIKDNQTVKKGQKLLEIDPRPYLYAMQKAKADLNIAKTKYENDKFAIKVAEERFKQSQVMLRLSEDHVKRYQKLQSKGDLAEIKLLDIQAKMQEQTAIVMAAAQELKIAQENLDINEVLAAKATYAKAQYLYHHTILYAPEDGYITNFNLRHGQYIKKGQGLFALVETKYWWVVSRYRETAIRLIKPGDKAKITLDMYPGKTFHGHVESIGWGINRVQAGEVAPSTLTYMEATEDWIKIAQRFPVRIFFDDLDEQYPLRIGANAATTTYR